In one Pseudomonadota bacterium genomic region, the following are encoded:
- the lepA gene encoding translation elongation factor 4 translates to MTPLKNIRNFSIVAHIDHGKSTLADRLIQSTNTVADRDMKEQLLDAMDIERERGITIKANTVRIEYVARDGERYVLNLIDTPGHVDFSYEVSRSMRAVEGSLLVVDSTQGVEAQTLANVYQAIDADHEIVPVLNKIDLPASEPERVAEQIEDVIGIDATDALHVSAKTGLGIEDTLEAIVHRLPPPTDGDPDAPLKAMLVDSKYDQYLGVICIVRIIEGTLKKGDKIRMMKTGGTYDVDDVGVYRPAMSAVESLGPGEIGYLNASIKQVRDTRVGDTITHERRPCAEPLPGFKPSQPVVFCGLFPVDSAQFEDLRDAIDKLALNDASFSHEMETSAALGFGFRCGFLGLLHLEVIRDRIEREYDIELITTAPSVVYHVYDKTGEMTELHNPADMPDPSLIDHIEEPRIKATILVPDEYLGDVLKLCQERRGIQLDLTYAGTRAMTVYDLPLNEVVFDFYDRLKSVTKGYASFDYQMEGYRADNLVKMSLLVNEEPVDALSMMVHRDRAEMRGRAMCEKLKDLIPRHMFKIPIQAAIGGKVIARETLSALRKDVTAKCYGGDASRKKKLLEKQKAGKKKMRQFGKVDIPQEAFISALKMDG, encoded by the coding sequence ATGACCCCGCTGAAAAACATCCGCAATTTCTCCATCGTCGCCCATATCGACCACGGGAAATCCACGCTCGCCGACCGGCTCATCCAGTCGACGAACACCGTGGCCGACCGCGACATGAAGGAGCAGCTCCTCGACGCGATGGATATCGAGCGCGAGCGGGGCATCACCATCAAGGCCAACACCGTGCGCATCGAGTACGTCGCGCGCGATGGCGAGCGCTACGTGCTCAATCTCATCGACACGCCCGGCCACGTGGATTTCTCCTACGAGGTGTCCCGCTCCATGCGCGCGGTGGAAGGCTCCCTCCTCGTGGTGGATAGCACGCAGGGCGTTGAGGCGCAGACGCTGGCCAATGTCTACCAGGCCATCGACGCCGATCACGAGATCGTCCCGGTCCTCAACAAGATAGACCTGCCGGCCTCCGAGCCCGAGCGCGTGGCCGAGCAGATCGAGGATGTCATCGGCATCGACGCCACCGACGCCTTGCACGTGAGCGCCAAGACGGGGCTCGGGATCGAGGACACGCTCGAGGCCATCGTCCACCGCCTCCCGCCCCCGACGGACGGCGACCCGGACGCGCCCTTGAAGGCCATGCTGGTGGACTCGAAATACGACCAGTATCTCGGCGTCATCTGTATCGTCCGCATCATCGAGGGCACGCTCAAGAAGGGCGACAAGATCCGCATGATGAAGACGGGCGGGACCTACGACGTGGACGATGTGGGCGTCTACCGCCCCGCCATGAGCGCCGTCGAGAGCCTCGGGCCCGGCGAAATCGGCTACCTCAACGCCTCCATCAAACAGGTCCGCGACACCCGCGTGGGCGACACGATCACCCATGAACGCCGCCCCTGCGCGGAGCCGCTCCCGGGCTTCAAGCCCTCGCAGCCGGTCGTCTTCTGCGGGCTCTTCCCGGTGGACAGCGCGCAGTTCGAGGATCTGCGGGACGCCATCGACAAGCTCGCGCTCAACGACGCCTCCTTCTCCCACGAGATGGAGACCTCCGCCGCGCTGGGCTTCGGCTTCCGCTGCGGCTTCCTCGGGCTCCTCCACCTCGAGGTCATCCGCGACCGGATCGAGCGGGAATACGATATCGAGCTCATCACCACCGCGCCCTCCGTGGTCTACCATGTCTATGACAAGACGGGCGAGATGACCGAGCTCCACAACCCCGCCGACATGCCCGACCCCTCGCTCATCGACCACATCGAGGAGCCGCGCATCAAGGCCACGATCCTCGTGCCCGACGAGTACCTGGGCGACGTGCTCAAGCTCTGCCAGGAGCGCCGCGGCATCCAGCTCGATCTCACCTATGCGGGGACGCGGGCGATGACGGTCTACGACCTGCCGCTCAACGAGGTGGTCTTCGACTTCTACGACCGGCTCAAATCGGTCACCAAGGGCTACGCCTCCTTCGACTACCAGATGGAGGGCTACCGCGCCGACAACCTCGTGAAGATGAGCCTGCTCGTGAACGAGGAGCCGGTGGACGCGCTCTCCATGATGGTCCACCGCGACCGCGCCGAGATGCGCGGGCGGGCCATGTGCGAGAAACTCAAGGACCTCATCCCCCGCCACATGTTCAAGATCCCGATCCAGGCAGCCATCGGCGGCAAGGTGATTGCGCGGGAGACGCTATCCGCTTTGCGCAAGGACGTGACCGCGAAATGCTACGGCGGCGACGCTTCCCGGAAGAAGAAGCTCCTGGAGAAGCAGAAGGCGGGCAAGAAGAAGATGCGCCAGTTCGGGAAGGTAGATATCCCTCAGGAGGCGTTCATTTCGGCGCTGAAGATGGATGGATGA